Proteins encoded together in one Procambarus clarkii isolate CNS0578487 chromosome 67, FALCON_Pclarkii_2.0, whole genome shotgun sequence window:
- the LOC123767795 gene encoding dentin sialophosphoprotein-like, with protein sequence MSSQRRAPAMLSQRRVPIMSSRDQSQSCHPSDESPSCRPSDQSQSCRPSDKFQSCLPSDESQSCRPSDEFQPCRPSDEFQPCRPTDKSPSCRPSDESQSCRPSDESQSFRPSDESQPCCPSDEYQACRPSDESQACRPTYESQRRIPVISA encoded by the coding sequence ATGTCATCTCAGCGACGAGCCCCAGCCATGTTGTCCCAGCGACGTGTCCCAATCATGTCTTCCCGCGACCAGTCCCAGTCATGTCATCCCAGCGACGAGTCCCCGTCATGTCGTCCCAGCGACCAGTCCCAGTCATGTCGTCCCAGCGACAAGTTCCAGTCATGTCTTCCCAGCGACGAGTCCCAGTCATGTCGTCCCAGCGACGAGTTCCAACCATGTCGTCCCAGCGACGAGTTCCAACCATGTCGTCCCACCGACAAGTCCCCGTCATGTCGTCCCAGCGACGAGTCTCAGTCATGCCGTCCCAGCGACGAATCCCAGTCATTTCGGCCTAGCGACGAGTCCCAGCCATGTTGTCCCAGCGACGAGTACCAGGCATGTCGTCCCAGCGACGAGTCCCAGGCATGTCGTCCCACCTACGAGTCCCAGCGACGAATCCCAGTCATTTCGGCCTAG